A genomic region of Vespa crabro chromosome 19, iyVesCrab1.2, whole genome shotgun sequence contains the following coding sequences:
- the LOC124430712 gene encoding exocyst complex component 6B isoform X2: protein MQRYDALIQEIEAIDDYLGPTFRAIYDGNEHEKFLEKLDERIKAHDKDIERMCNHHYQGFIDSIRELLQVRSQAQQLNAEILELDKCITATSSKVIEKGEELVRARKVESNMAAAVNSLTMCLPVLAAYAKLQKQLKDKRYYPALKTLEQLEHHDLPKVTNYRFSSQITQQIPQLRENIKDASMSDLRDFLENIRKHSPKIGEVAMRHTAEQLVIEAEIIGRKKKKSHTYTESGDGEEELSAQDLMDFSPVYRCMHIYTVLREGETFKTYYRNQRKQQARLVLQAPINMHESLIGYQAYLHSIVGFFVVEDHILNTSNGLATHSYLEELWTMALPKIINSLRTHSAYCTDATLILKIKNLIMLFNTTLSNYGYPVGQLWDLLQEIRVHYNEVLMQHWVQVFRDILDEDSFLPLQVTSQAEYESILSSFPYHDEELQKAKFPKKFPFSAMVPKVYQQVKEFIYACLKYSEDLNFTQAEIDEMICKSTNLLLTRTFSGCLSSLFRKPSLALLQVVQIIINMGYLEKSTKYLEEFVTNITGTQHEGQLSCVGDKSAMFRVAREDAETQICEKLEKKLDEFLELENYDWNLSEPQGHASGFITDLIAFLQSTFTCFTNLPDEVAQVACKSACDHIAKAILDILISEDVKQISMGALQQVNLDTIQCEQFAASEPIVGLPEGTLLQYFSQLRQLLDLFMGWDWPTYFHDYGHDSSKYNLVTPNMAVILLEKLKESDKKTVFSVLKKSERDKKKLLETVLKQLRQLAQTTQQ from the exons atgcAACGTTACGACGCTCTCATACAAGAAATAGAAGCTATCGACGATTATTTAGGACCTACTTTTCg GGCAATTTATGATGGCAATGAACATGAAAAATTTCTGGAGAAGCTCGATGAGCGCATCAAAGCTCATGACAAAGATATCGAAAGAATGtgtaatcatcattatcaagGATTCATCGATTCCATTCGTGAACTTTTACAAGTTCGCTCCCAAGCACAACAACTTAAT GCAGAAATATTAGAACTTGACAAATGTATAACTGCCACTTCTAGTAAGGTaattgaaaaaggagaagaactTGTACGGGCACGTAAAGTAGAAAGTAATATGGCAGCTGCTGTAAACAGTCTCACTATGTGCCTTCCTGTTTTGGCAGCTTATGCAAAACTACAAAAGCAATTGAAAGATAAACGTTATTACCCAGCTTTGAAAACTCTTGAGCAACTGGAACATCATGACCTTCCAAAAGTTACAAATTATAGATTTTCTTCCCAAATAACTCAACAAATTCCACA attGCGTGAAAACATAAAAGATGCTTCCATGTCAGATCTGCGAGATTTTTTAGAGAATATAAGAAAACATTCGCCAAAAATTGGAGAGGTTGCTATGCGCCAT ACTGCTGAACAATTGGTTATTGAAGCTGAGATTATTggacggaaaaagaaaaaatcgcaTACGTATACAGAATCTGGCGACGGAGAAGAAGAATTAAGCGCGCAAGACTTAATGGATTTTAGCCCGGTATATCGTTGTATGCATATTTACACTGTTCTCCGTGAAGGTGAAACGTTTAAGACTTATTATAGAAACCAAAGAAAGCAACAGGCTAGGCTTGTTTTACAAGCTCCCATTAATATG cATGAAAGTTTAATCGGATATCAGGCTTACCTACATAGTATCGTTGGCTTTTTTGTGGTGGAAgatcatattttaaatacaagTAATGGATTAGCTACTCATTCTTATTTAGAAGAATTGTGGACTATGGCTTTACCTAAAATAATCAATTCACTTAGAACACATTCA GCATATTGTACAGATGCGACgttgatattaaagataaaaaacttGATAATGCTTTTTAATACAACATTAAGT AATTATGGATATCCCGTTGGACAACTTTGGGATTTACTACAAGAAATTCGTGTACATTACAACGAAGTTCTTATGCAACATTGGGTTCAAGTTTTTCGAGATATTTTAGATGAGGATAGTTTTTTACCATTACAG GTCACATCACAAGCAGAATACGAAAGCATTCTTAGTTCTTTTCCATATCATGATGAAGAATTACAAAAGGCCAAGTTTCCTAAAAAATTTCCATTTTCAGCCATGGTACCAAAAGTCTATCAACAagttaaagaatttatttatgctTGCTTGAAATATTCGGAAGATTTAAATTTTACGCAAGCCGAAATAGATGAAATGATTTGTAAATCAACGAATTTGCTTTTGACAAGAACATTTAGTGGATGTTTGTCGTCATTATTTCGAAAACCATCTTTAGCTCTATTACAAGTAgttcaaattataataaacatggGTTATTTGGAAAAGTCTACAAAATACTTGGAAGAATttgttactaatattactgg aACACAACACGAAGGACAATTAAGTTGTGTGGGAGACAAATCTGCTATGTTTAGAGTGGCAAGGGAAGACGCGGAAACGCAGATTTGTGAAAAACTTGAAAAGAAGTTGGACGAATTTTtggaattagaaaattatgacTGGAATTTGTCTGAACCTCAAGGCCATGCTTCTGGATTCATTACAGATCTCATAGCATTTTTACAAAGTACATTTACATGTTTCACTAATTTACca gATGAAGTTGCACAAGTTGCATGTAAATCAGCTTGCGATCATATAGCAAAAgctatattagatatattaattagtGAAGATGTAAAGCAAATATCAATGGGTGCACTTCAACAAGTCAATTTGGATACTATACAATGCGAAC AGTTTGCTGCTTCAGAACCTATTGTCGGTTTACCGGAAGGTACATTATTGCAATATTTCAGTCAATTAAGACAATTGCTAGATTTATTTATGGGTTGGGATTGGCCAACCTATTTTCATGACTATGGTCATGATTCGAGCAAATATAACTTAGTAACTCCAAATATGGCTGTGATCTTATTAGAGAA ATTGAAAGAATCTGATAAAAAAACAGTATTTTCTGTACTgaagaaaagtgagagagataagaaaaaattgttagaAACTGTTTTAAAGCAATTGCGTCAATTGGCACAGACTactcaacaataa
- the LOC124430712 gene encoding exocyst complex component 6B isoform X3 produces MSRLSVAQIQNILSSVAPKHEHFLYEIETSNNNSISLIIRAIYDGNEHEKFLEKLDERIKAHDKDIERMCNHHYQGFIDSIRELLQVRSQAQQLNAEILELDKCITATSSKVIEKGEELVRARKVESNMAAAVNSLTMCLPVLAAYAKLQKQLKDKRYYPALKTLEQLEHHDLPKVTNYRFSSQITQQIPQLRENIKDASMSDLRDFLENIRKHSPKIGEVAMRHTAEQLVIEAEIIGRKKKKSHTYTESGDGEEELSAQDLMDFSPVYRCMHIYTVLREGETFKTYYRNQRKQQARLVLQAPINMHESLIGYQAYLHSIVGFFVVEDHILNTSNGLATHSYLEELWTMALPKIINSLRTHSAYCTDATLILKIKNLIMLFNTTLSNYGYPVGQLWDLLQEIRVHYNEVLMQHWVQVFRDILDEDSFLPLQVTSQAEYESILSSFPYHDEELQKAKFPKKFPFSAMVPKVYQQVKEFIYACLKYSEDLNFTQAEIDEMICKSTNLLLTRTFSGCLSSLFRKPSLALLQVVQIIINMGYLEKSTKYLEEFVTNITGTQHEGQLSCVGDKSAMFRVAREDAETQICEKLEKKLDEFLELENYDWNLSEPQGHASGFITDLIAFLQSTFTCFTNLPDEVAQVACKSACDHIAKAILDILISEDVKQISMGALQQVNLDTIQCEQFAASEPIVGLPEGTLLQYFSQLRQLLDLFMGWDWPTYFHDYGHDSSKYNLVTPNMAVILLEKYVTKCFIFYYTCAEYFIKSL; encoded by the exons atgtcAAGATTATCGGTCGCTCaaattcaaaatattctttcgagCGTTGCACCTAAAcatgaacattttttatacgaaataGAGACATCaaacaataatagtataaGCCTTATTATCAG GGCAATTTATGATGGCAATGAACATGAAAAATTTCTGGAGAAGCTCGATGAGCGCATCAAAGCTCATGACAAAGATATCGAAAGAATGtgtaatcatcattatcaagGATTCATCGATTCCATTCGTGAACTTTTACAAGTTCGCTCCCAAGCACAACAACTTAAT GCAGAAATATTAGAACTTGACAAATGTATAACTGCCACTTCTAGTAAGGTaattgaaaaaggagaagaactTGTACGGGCACGTAAAGTAGAAAGTAATATGGCAGCTGCTGTAAACAGTCTCACTATGTGCCTTCCTGTTTTGGCAGCTTATGCAAAACTACAAAAGCAATTGAAAGATAAACGTTATTACCCAGCTTTGAAAACTCTTGAGCAACTGGAACATCATGACCTTCCAAAAGTTACAAATTATAGATTTTCTTCCCAAATAACTCAACAAATTCCACA attGCGTGAAAACATAAAAGATGCTTCCATGTCAGATCTGCGAGATTTTTTAGAGAATATAAGAAAACATTCGCCAAAAATTGGAGAGGTTGCTATGCGCCAT ACTGCTGAACAATTGGTTATTGAAGCTGAGATTATTggacggaaaaagaaaaaatcgcaTACGTATACAGAATCTGGCGACGGAGAAGAAGAATTAAGCGCGCAAGACTTAATGGATTTTAGCCCGGTATATCGTTGTATGCATATTTACACTGTTCTCCGTGAAGGTGAAACGTTTAAGACTTATTATAGAAACCAAAGAAAGCAACAGGCTAGGCTTGTTTTACAAGCTCCCATTAATATG cATGAAAGTTTAATCGGATATCAGGCTTACCTACATAGTATCGTTGGCTTTTTTGTGGTGGAAgatcatattttaaatacaagTAATGGATTAGCTACTCATTCTTATTTAGAAGAATTGTGGACTATGGCTTTACCTAAAATAATCAATTCACTTAGAACACATTCA GCATATTGTACAGATGCGACgttgatattaaagataaaaaacttGATAATGCTTTTTAATACAACATTAAGT AATTATGGATATCCCGTTGGACAACTTTGGGATTTACTACAAGAAATTCGTGTACATTACAACGAAGTTCTTATGCAACATTGGGTTCAAGTTTTTCGAGATATTTTAGATGAGGATAGTTTTTTACCATTACAG GTCACATCACAAGCAGAATACGAAAGCATTCTTAGTTCTTTTCCATATCATGATGAAGAATTACAAAAGGCCAAGTTTCCTAAAAAATTTCCATTTTCAGCCATGGTACCAAAAGTCTATCAACAagttaaagaatttatttatgctTGCTTGAAATATTCGGAAGATTTAAATTTTACGCAAGCCGAAATAGATGAAATGATTTGTAAATCAACGAATTTGCTTTTGACAAGAACATTTAGTGGATGTTTGTCGTCATTATTTCGAAAACCATCTTTAGCTCTATTACAAGTAgttcaaattataataaacatggGTTATTTGGAAAAGTCTACAAAATACTTGGAAGAATttgttactaatattactgg aACACAACACGAAGGACAATTAAGTTGTGTGGGAGACAAATCTGCTATGTTTAGAGTGGCAAGGGAAGACGCGGAAACGCAGATTTGTGAAAAACTTGAAAAGAAGTTGGACGAATTTTtggaattagaaaattatgacTGGAATTTGTCTGAACCTCAAGGCCATGCTTCTGGATTCATTACAGATCTCATAGCATTTTTACAAAGTACATTTACATGTTTCACTAATTTACca gATGAAGTTGCACAAGTTGCATGTAAATCAGCTTGCGATCATATAGCAAAAgctatattagatatattaattagtGAAGATGTAAAGCAAATATCAATGGGTGCACTTCAACAAGTCAATTTGGATACTATACAATGCGAAC AGTTTGCTGCTTCAGAACCTATTGTCGGTTTACCGGAAGGTACATTATTGCAATATTTCAGTCAATTAAGACAATTGCTAGATTTATTTATGGGTTGGGATTGGCCAACCTATTTTCATGACTATGGTCATGATTCGAGCAAATATAACTTAGTAACTCCAAATATGGCTGTGATCTTATTAGAGAAGTATGTAACAaagtgttttattttttattatacatgcgcagaatattttattaaatctttatgA
- the LOC124430712 gene encoding exocyst complex component 6B isoform X1, whose amino-acid sequence MSRLSVAQIQNILSSVAPKHEHFLYEIETSNNNSISLIIRAIYDGNEHEKFLEKLDERIKAHDKDIERMCNHHYQGFIDSIRELLQVRSQAQQLNAEILELDKCITATSSKVIEKGEELVRARKVESNMAAAVNSLTMCLPVLAAYAKLQKQLKDKRYYPALKTLEQLEHHDLPKVTNYRFSSQITQQIPQLRENIKDASMSDLRDFLENIRKHSPKIGEVAMRHTAEQLVIEAEIIGRKKKKSHTYTESGDGEEELSAQDLMDFSPVYRCMHIYTVLREGETFKTYYRNQRKQQARLVLQAPINMHESLIGYQAYLHSIVGFFVVEDHILNTSNGLATHSYLEELWTMALPKIINSLRTHSAYCTDATLILKIKNLIMLFNTTLSNYGYPVGQLWDLLQEIRVHYNEVLMQHWVQVFRDILDEDSFLPLQVTSQAEYESILSSFPYHDEELQKAKFPKKFPFSAMVPKVYQQVKEFIYACLKYSEDLNFTQAEIDEMICKSTNLLLTRTFSGCLSSLFRKPSLALLQVVQIIINMGYLEKSTKYLEEFVTNITGTQHEGQLSCVGDKSAMFRVAREDAETQICEKLEKKLDEFLELENYDWNLSEPQGHASGFITDLIAFLQSTFTCFTNLPDEVAQVACKSACDHIAKAILDILISEDVKQISMGALQQVNLDTIQCEQFAASEPIVGLPEGTLLQYFSQLRQLLDLFMGWDWPTYFHDYGHDSSKYNLVTPNMAVILLEKLKESDKKTVFSVLKKSERDKKKLLETVLKQLRQLAQTTQQ is encoded by the exons atgtcAAGATTATCGGTCGCTCaaattcaaaatattctttcgagCGTTGCACCTAAAcatgaacattttttatacgaaataGAGACATCaaacaataatagtataaGCCTTATTATCAG GGCAATTTATGATGGCAATGAACATGAAAAATTTCTGGAGAAGCTCGATGAGCGCATCAAAGCTCATGACAAAGATATCGAAAGAATGtgtaatcatcattatcaagGATTCATCGATTCCATTCGTGAACTTTTACAAGTTCGCTCCCAAGCACAACAACTTAAT GCAGAAATATTAGAACTTGACAAATGTATAACTGCCACTTCTAGTAAGGTaattgaaaaaggagaagaactTGTACGGGCACGTAAAGTAGAAAGTAATATGGCAGCTGCTGTAAACAGTCTCACTATGTGCCTTCCTGTTTTGGCAGCTTATGCAAAACTACAAAAGCAATTGAAAGATAAACGTTATTACCCAGCTTTGAAAACTCTTGAGCAACTGGAACATCATGACCTTCCAAAAGTTACAAATTATAGATTTTCTTCCCAAATAACTCAACAAATTCCACA attGCGTGAAAACATAAAAGATGCTTCCATGTCAGATCTGCGAGATTTTTTAGAGAATATAAGAAAACATTCGCCAAAAATTGGAGAGGTTGCTATGCGCCAT ACTGCTGAACAATTGGTTATTGAAGCTGAGATTATTggacggaaaaagaaaaaatcgcaTACGTATACAGAATCTGGCGACGGAGAAGAAGAATTAAGCGCGCAAGACTTAATGGATTTTAGCCCGGTATATCGTTGTATGCATATTTACACTGTTCTCCGTGAAGGTGAAACGTTTAAGACTTATTATAGAAACCAAAGAAAGCAACAGGCTAGGCTTGTTTTACAAGCTCCCATTAATATG cATGAAAGTTTAATCGGATATCAGGCTTACCTACATAGTATCGTTGGCTTTTTTGTGGTGGAAgatcatattttaaatacaagTAATGGATTAGCTACTCATTCTTATTTAGAAGAATTGTGGACTATGGCTTTACCTAAAATAATCAATTCACTTAGAACACATTCA GCATATTGTACAGATGCGACgttgatattaaagataaaaaacttGATAATGCTTTTTAATACAACATTAAGT AATTATGGATATCCCGTTGGACAACTTTGGGATTTACTACAAGAAATTCGTGTACATTACAACGAAGTTCTTATGCAACATTGGGTTCAAGTTTTTCGAGATATTTTAGATGAGGATAGTTTTTTACCATTACAG GTCACATCACAAGCAGAATACGAAAGCATTCTTAGTTCTTTTCCATATCATGATGAAGAATTACAAAAGGCCAAGTTTCCTAAAAAATTTCCATTTTCAGCCATGGTACCAAAAGTCTATCAACAagttaaagaatttatttatgctTGCTTGAAATATTCGGAAGATTTAAATTTTACGCAAGCCGAAATAGATGAAATGATTTGTAAATCAACGAATTTGCTTTTGACAAGAACATTTAGTGGATGTTTGTCGTCATTATTTCGAAAACCATCTTTAGCTCTATTACAAGTAgttcaaattataataaacatggGTTATTTGGAAAAGTCTACAAAATACTTGGAAGAATttgttactaatattactgg aACACAACACGAAGGACAATTAAGTTGTGTGGGAGACAAATCTGCTATGTTTAGAGTGGCAAGGGAAGACGCGGAAACGCAGATTTGTGAAAAACTTGAAAAGAAGTTGGACGAATTTTtggaattagaaaattatgacTGGAATTTGTCTGAACCTCAAGGCCATGCTTCTGGATTCATTACAGATCTCATAGCATTTTTACAAAGTACATTTACATGTTTCACTAATTTACca gATGAAGTTGCACAAGTTGCATGTAAATCAGCTTGCGATCATATAGCAAAAgctatattagatatattaattagtGAAGATGTAAAGCAAATATCAATGGGTGCACTTCAACAAGTCAATTTGGATACTATACAATGCGAAC AGTTTGCTGCTTCAGAACCTATTGTCGGTTTACCGGAAGGTACATTATTGCAATATTTCAGTCAATTAAGACAATTGCTAGATTTATTTATGGGTTGGGATTGGCCAACCTATTTTCATGACTATGGTCATGATTCGAGCAAATATAACTTAGTAACTCCAAATATGGCTGTGATCTTATTAGAGAA ATTGAAAGAATCTGATAAAAAAACAGTATTTTCTGTACTgaagaaaagtgagagagataagaaaaaattgttagaAACTGTTTTAAAGCAATTGCGTCAATTGGCACAGACTactcaacaataa
- the LOC124430712 gene encoding exocyst complex component 6B isoform X4: protein MSRLSVAQIQNILSSVAPKHEHFLYEIETSNNNSISLIIRAIYDGNEHEKFLEKLDERIKAHDKDIERMCNHHYQGFIDSIRELLQVRSQAQQLNAEILELDKCITATSSKVIEKGEELVRARKVESNMAAAVNSLTMCLPVLAAYAKLQKQLKDKRYYPALKTLEQLEHHDLPKVTNYRFSSQITQQIPQLRENIKDASMSDLRDFLENIRKHSPKIGEVAMRHTAEQLVIEAEIIGRKKKKSHTYTESGDGEEELSAQDLMDFSPVYRCMHIYTVLREGETFKTYYRNQRKQQARLVLQAPINMHESLIGYQAYLHSIVGFFVVEDHILNTSNGLATHSYLEELWTMALPKIINSLRTHSNYGYPVGQLWDLLQEIRVHYNEVLMQHWVQVFRDILDEDSFLPLQVTSQAEYESILSSFPYHDEELQKAKFPKKFPFSAMVPKVYQQVKEFIYACLKYSEDLNFTQAEIDEMICKSTNLLLTRTFSGCLSSLFRKPSLALLQVVQIIINMGYLEKSTKYLEEFVTNITGTQHEGQLSCVGDKSAMFRVAREDAETQICEKLEKKLDEFLELENYDWNLSEPQGHASGFITDLIAFLQSTFTCFTNLPDEVAQVACKSACDHIAKAILDILISEDVKQISMGALQQVNLDTIQCEQFAASEPIVGLPEGTLLQYFSQLRQLLDLFMGWDWPTYFHDYGHDSSKYNLVTPNMAVILLEKLKESDKKTVFSVLKKSERDKKKLLETVLKQLRQLAQTTQQ, encoded by the exons atgtcAAGATTATCGGTCGCTCaaattcaaaatattctttcgagCGTTGCACCTAAAcatgaacattttttatacgaaataGAGACATCaaacaataatagtataaGCCTTATTATCAG GGCAATTTATGATGGCAATGAACATGAAAAATTTCTGGAGAAGCTCGATGAGCGCATCAAAGCTCATGACAAAGATATCGAAAGAATGtgtaatcatcattatcaagGATTCATCGATTCCATTCGTGAACTTTTACAAGTTCGCTCCCAAGCACAACAACTTAAT GCAGAAATATTAGAACTTGACAAATGTATAACTGCCACTTCTAGTAAGGTaattgaaaaaggagaagaactTGTACGGGCACGTAAAGTAGAAAGTAATATGGCAGCTGCTGTAAACAGTCTCACTATGTGCCTTCCTGTTTTGGCAGCTTATGCAAAACTACAAAAGCAATTGAAAGATAAACGTTATTACCCAGCTTTGAAAACTCTTGAGCAACTGGAACATCATGACCTTCCAAAAGTTACAAATTATAGATTTTCTTCCCAAATAACTCAACAAATTCCACA attGCGTGAAAACATAAAAGATGCTTCCATGTCAGATCTGCGAGATTTTTTAGAGAATATAAGAAAACATTCGCCAAAAATTGGAGAGGTTGCTATGCGCCAT ACTGCTGAACAATTGGTTATTGAAGCTGAGATTATTggacggaaaaagaaaaaatcgcaTACGTATACAGAATCTGGCGACGGAGAAGAAGAATTAAGCGCGCAAGACTTAATGGATTTTAGCCCGGTATATCGTTGTATGCATATTTACACTGTTCTCCGTGAAGGTGAAACGTTTAAGACTTATTATAGAAACCAAAGAAAGCAACAGGCTAGGCTTGTTTTACAAGCTCCCATTAATATG cATGAAAGTTTAATCGGATATCAGGCTTACCTACATAGTATCGTTGGCTTTTTTGTGGTGGAAgatcatattttaaatacaagTAATGGATTAGCTACTCATTCTTATTTAGAAGAATTGTGGACTATGGCTTTACCTAAAATAATCAATTCACTTAGAACACATTCA AATTATGGATATCCCGTTGGACAACTTTGGGATTTACTACAAGAAATTCGTGTACATTACAACGAAGTTCTTATGCAACATTGGGTTCAAGTTTTTCGAGATATTTTAGATGAGGATAGTTTTTTACCATTACAG GTCACATCACAAGCAGAATACGAAAGCATTCTTAGTTCTTTTCCATATCATGATGAAGAATTACAAAAGGCCAAGTTTCCTAAAAAATTTCCATTTTCAGCCATGGTACCAAAAGTCTATCAACAagttaaagaatttatttatgctTGCTTGAAATATTCGGAAGATTTAAATTTTACGCAAGCCGAAATAGATGAAATGATTTGTAAATCAACGAATTTGCTTTTGACAAGAACATTTAGTGGATGTTTGTCGTCATTATTTCGAAAACCATCTTTAGCTCTATTACAAGTAgttcaaattataataaacatggGTTATTTGGAAAAGTCTACAAAATACTTGGAAGAATttgttactaatattactgg aACACAACACGAAGGACAATTAAGTTGTGTGGGAGACAAATCTGCTATGTTTAGAGTGGCAAGGGAAGACGCGGAAACGCAGATTTGTGAAAAACTTGAAAAGAAGTTGGACGAATTTTtggaattagaaaattatgacTGGAATTTGTCTGAACCTCAAGGCCATGCTTCTGGATTCATTACAGATCTCATAGCATTTTTACAAAGTACATTTACATGTTTCACTAATTTACca gATGAAGTTGCACAAGTTGCATGTAAATCAGCTTGCGATCATATAGCAAAAgctatattagatatattaattagtGAAGATGTAAAGCAAATATCAATGGGTGCACTTCAACAAGTCAATTTGGATACTATACAATGCGAAC AGTTTGCTGCTTCAGAACCTATTGTCGGTTTACCGGAAGGTACATTATTGCAATATTTCAGTCAATTAAGACAATTGCTAGATTTATTTATGGGTTGGGATTGGCCAACCTATTTTCATGACTATGGTCATGATTCGAGCAAATATAACTTAGTAACTCCAAATATGGCTGTGATCTTATTAGAGAA ATTGAAAGAATCTGATAAAAAAACAGTATTTTCTGTACTgaagaaaagtgagagagataagaaaaaattgttagaAACTGTTTTAAAGCAATTGCGTCAATTGGCACAGACTactcaacaataa